The proteins below come from a single Pedobacter aquae genomic window:
- a CDS encoding TonB-dependent receptor has translation MRIQIVFIFLFVLILQLQADELKAQRLSLSARQTSLEDVLKQFKTQTSYDFLYNPDLVEKYGLPVTLDNKNMDVEEALVKIFQNQPYLSYVIDQKTVIIRPKKETSNSTLIIQLIEVKGKITDDKGDPLPGATVGIKGTTSGVVTDINGMFTLKAVNPQSILVITYTGFTTEEIQINGRTQLVIVLKQDIQTLKELVVVGYGTQKKVNVTGSVETVSSKMLENRPATDVSNLLTGQVPGLTVIQNSGQPGRDQGTIRIRGIGTLGSGNDPLIIVDGVESTMFNVDPNDIDNISVLKDASASAIYGVRAANGVIIISTKRGLAGKTNITYNGYTGFQQATRLPKFLGSVDYALLLNEAIINDGGIARYTEEEIEKFRNASDPVNYPNSDWVNGLFSESGLQQNHHLGLRGGTEVSKYALSFGFLNRGGLIPNTSSDRYALRANFDQDFSKKFKISLNLSGTRVETDDPSISVFDLVHRAYREPPVVPIQYAPGIWGAYMNEHNSIAQAKEGGYRKEINNKFISTLSGQYEIIKGIKLRGLAGVTNQWTNLNTQAKTLNLYNAYDDVLQTYPVARSFRSFFSADRSETLELNLQSFLDYEHTFNSVHNLKVLLGYNQISTKTNWIGANIFDLISNDLDQLDAGNADTETNYGSAIDYSLRSYFTRLNYNFKEKYLLEFNLRYDGTSRFPATNRWGWFPSFSAGWKISDETFFPEFNWLDNLKFRGSWGQLGNQEIGNYGFISTYVPGVNYSFGGQLVPGIAEKGTLPGTSLFNRRIRWETTSITNIGFDAEFFKGKLSLTGEYFVRNTDDILLPIDQPFILGVFGNPTVNAGAVSNEGFEFVARHQNKIGVVNYFVNGNFSYVRNEITDLGGRDGPGRAIGDPIQNIYGYVADGLFNSQEEVYNYPSQAVLGSAAPGDIRYKDLNGDYLIDAKDRKSLGSYFPKINYGLQMGVIYKNFDASIAAQGVGEVYNLLSGQATHPFVNGAKALDMHLNRWTPENLNAAYPRLSLATASRNTVPNSFFLQNASYLRIRNLQVGYTLPKGVLKQLKLERFRLYFSADNPLLITSFEGFDPEAPLGDGNYYPQVMTITGGLNINF, from the coding sequence ATGAGGATACAAATTGTATTTATATTTCTTTTCGTACTGATTTTACAATTACAAGCTGATGAGTTAAAAGCTCAAAGATTATCATTAAGTGCTAGACAGACATCTTTAGAAGATGTATTAAAGCAATTTAAGACACAAACATCATATGATTTCTTATATAATCCTGATTTGGTAGAAAAATATGGTTTGCCTGTAACGCTTGATAATAAAAATATGGATGTTGAGGAGGCGCTAGTTAAGATTTTTCAAAATCAGCCTTACCTTTCTTATGTAATAGATCAAAAAACAGTTATCATACGTCCTAAAAAAGAAACTAGTAATAGTACGTTAATTATACAACTTATAGAGGTTAAAGGTAAAATTACTGACGATAAAGGAGATCCTTTACCTGGTGCTACAGTTGGAATCAAAGGAACAACTAGCGGGGTAGTTACAGACATTAATGGAATGTTCACTTTAAAAGCTGTAAATCCACAATCAATACTTGTTATAACTTATACCGGATTTACCACAGAGGAAATTCAAATTAACGGAAGAACCCAACTTGTAATTGTTTTAAAACAAGATATACAAACACTTAAGGAGTTAGTAGTTGTAGGTTACGGTACTCAAAAGAAAGTAAATGTTACGGGATCTGTTGAAACTGTTTCCAGTAAAATGCTAGAAAATAGACCTGCAACGGATGTTTCTAACCTTTTAACAGGTCAAGTACCAGGTCTAACGGTTATACAAAACTCTGGTCAGCCAGGTAGAGATCAGGGCACAATAAGAATTAGGGGTATTGGAACATTAGGTTCTGGTAATGATCCTTTAATTATTGTTGATGGAGTAGAGTCTACTATGTTTAATGTAGACCCTAACGATATAGATAATATTTCTGTATTAAAAGATGCTTCAGCTTCTGCAATTTATGGAGTTAGAGCTGCTAATGGTGTGATTATAATCTCTACTAAAAGAGGGCTGGCAGGTAAAACTAATATTACCTATAACGGATATACAGGTTTCCAACAAGCAACACGTTTACCAAAATTTTTAGGTTCAGTAGATTATGCGTTATTATTAAATGAAGCAATTATTAATGATGGTGGTATTGCTAGATATACAGAAGAGGAAATTGAAAAATTTAGGAATGCATCTGATCCTGTAAATTATCCAAATTCAGATTGGGTTAATGGCTTATTTTCAGAGTCAGGACTTCAGCAAAATCATCATTTAGGTTTGAGAGGGGGGACAGAAGTTTCAAAGTATGCTCTGTCTTTTGGATTTTTAAATAGGGGAGGATTGATACCAAATACATCTAGTGATAGATATGCATTAAGAGCAAATTTTGATCAGGATTTCTCAAAGAAATTTAAAATTAGTTTAAATTTATCAGGTACTCGTGTTGAGACTGACGATCCTTCTATTTCAGTGTTTGATTTAGTCCACAGGGCATATCGTGAACCCCCTGTAGTACCTATTCAGTACGCACCAGGAATTTGGGGTGCTTACATGAATGAGCATAACTCTATTGCTCAAGCCAAAGAAGGTGGATATAGAAAAGAGATAAATAATAAATTTATTTCTACTTTAAGCGGACAGTATGAAATTATCAAAGGTATAAAATTAAGAGGTCTTGCTGGAGTAACCAACCAATGGACCAACTTAAATACTCAAGCTAAAACACTTAATTTATATAATGCTTATGATGATGTTTTGCAGACGTATCCTGTAGCCAGAAGTTTTAGAAGTTTTTTTAGTGCTGACAGGTCAGAAACTTTAGAGTTGAATTTACAGTCTTTTTTAGATTATGAGCACACATTTAATTCTGTTCATAATTTAAAAGTATTATTAGGTTATAATCAAATAAGTACTAAAACTAACTGGATTGGAGCTAATATATTTGATTTAATAAGTAATGACTTAGATCAGTTAGATGCAGGTAATGCAGATACAGAAACAAATTATGGTTCTGCTATAGATTACTCTTTAAGGTCGTATTTTACTCGTTTAAACTATAACTTTAAAGAGAAATATTTGTTAGAGTTTAATCTAAGATATGATGGTACATCTAGATTTCCTGCAACAAATAGATGGGGGTGGTTCCCCTCTTTTTCTGCCGGATGGAAGATTTCTGATGAAACCTTTTTTCCGGAATTCAATTGGTTAGATAATTTAAAGTTTCGAGGTTCATGGGGACAGTTGGGTAATCAGGAGATTGGTAATTATGGTTTCATCTCTACCTATGTGCCCGGAGTTAATTATTCTTTTGGTGGTCAGTTAGTACCCGGAATAGCAGAAAAAGGAACGTTACCAGGTACTTCTCTTTTTAATAGGAGAATTAGATGGGAAACCACTTCAATAACAAACATAGGTTTTGATGCTGAATTTTTTAAAGGAAAATTATCATTAACAGGTGAATATTTTGTTAGGAATACTGATGATATTTTACTTCCAATAGATCAGCCATTTATACTTGGTGTATTTGGAAATCCTACGGTAAATGCTGGAGCGGTTTCTAATGAAGGCTTTGAGTTTGTAGCCCGTCATCAAAACAAAATTGGAGTTGTTAATTACTTTGTAAATGGTAATTTCTCTTACGTAAGAAATGAAATCACAGATTTAGGAGGAAGAGACGGTCCTGGAAGAGCAATAGGAGATCCTATCCAGAATATTTATGGATATGTTGCTGATGGCTTATTTAATAGTCAGGAAGAGGTTTATAATTATCCTTCACAAGCCGTATTAGGAAGCGCAGCTCCAGGAGATATTAGGTATAAAGATTTAAACGGCGATTATCTTATTGATGCTAAAGATAGAAAATCTTTAGGTAGTTATTTTCCGAAGATTAACTATGGGCTACAAATGGGAGTAATATATAAAAACTTTGACGCTTCTATTGCAGCCCAAGGAGTGGGAGAAGTTTATAATTTACTTTCTGGGCAAGCAACTCATCCATTCGTAAATGGAGCAAAAGCCTTAGATATGCACTTAAATAGATGGACTCCAGAAAACCTTAATGCAGCATACCCTAGACTTTCACTAGCTACTGCATCCAGGAATACAGTTCCTAACTCTTTCTTTTTACAGAATGCAAGCTATTTAAGAATCAGGAATTTACAGGTGGGTTACACTTTGCCAAAAGGGGTTCTTAAACAACTTAAGTTAGAAAGATTTAGACTCTATTTTAGTGCAGATAATCCCTTATTGATTACGTCCTTTGAAGGATTTGATCCAGAAGCACCTTTAGGAGATGGTAATTATTATCCGCAGGTAATGACTATTACGGGTGGACTAAACATAAATTTTTAA
- a CDS encoding RagB/SusD family nutrient uptake outer membrane protein, which produces MKRIYIIIWGLVFPFLVSCNKDFLEVSPRSELSDESFFRNQEDAEQALTALYNTFLIDDKLLIWNVLAYNTWSDDMVNVWRGSDYNTHAAGTYAADSWFIYDMWDRFYTYIRRANVFLNNINKVDMPDAARKRLIAEAKFIRAYYYHNLVMLYGGVPIVDKPLSLNELKIPRNKRNEVIDFIITDLNSYPYLADNPTQKGRASKGAALALKSRVLLYEYRFEEAADAAQQVMDLGIYDLFRANGTQSYLTLHNIGNENNNEVIFDIQFIENILGGPHQLWLNLPSMAGWGASNPLQSIVDAFEDKQGKPINVSTIYDPNNPYLNRDPRLDMAIIRHGSSVTDYLGNTKTVYTLTSSADNGGLSGFFVRKNADPASFVPTLRSGLNYILIRYAEVLLNYAEAKNEFSGPDNTVYDAVNAVRNRVGMPNLPANLTKSDMRERIRQERRVELCFEGLRTWDIKRWGIAPAVMNGPIYGALNPFTNQNILIESRNFDPAKNYLFPIPQRERDLIGSEILLQNPGYGNPVFRDDIWPKPEVFQ; this is translated from the coding sequence ATGAAAAGAATCTATATAATAATATGGGGATTAGTTTTTCCTTTTCTGGTTTCTTGTAATAAAGATTTTCTAGAAGTTTCTCCAAGATCTGAATTAAGTGATGAATCTTTTTTTAGAAATCAGGAGGATGCCGAACAGGCTTTGACAGCTTTATATAATACTTTCTTAATAGATGATAAGCTGTTAATATGGAATGTTTTGGCTTATAATACCTGGTCTGATGATATGGTAAATGTGTGGAGAGGTTCTGATTATAATACACATGCTGCAGGGACTTATGCAGCCGATAGTTGGTTTATATATGATATGTGGGATCGTTTTTATACCTATATCCGCAGAGCCAATGTGTTCTTGAATAATATTAACAAAGTAGATATGCCAGATGCTGCGAGAAAAAGACTGATAGCTGAGGCGAAATTTATAAGAGCTTATTACTATCATAATTTAGTAATGCTATATGGAGGGGTTCCAATTGTTGATAAGCCATTATCATTAAATGAGCTTAAAATACCTAGGAATAAGAGAAATGAAGTTATTGATTTCATCATTACTGATTTAAATTCCTATCCATATTTAGCAGATAATCCTACACAAAAGGGAAGGGCTAGTAAAGGTGCTGCTTTAGCTCTTAAATCAAGAGTTCTACTTTATGAATATAGATTTGAAGAGGCAGCTGATGCTGCTCAGCAAGTAATGGACTTAGGTATTTATGATTTGTTTAGGGCAAACGGAACACAGAGTTATTTAACGCTCCATAATATAGGGAACGAAAATAATAATGAGGTTATTTTTGATATACAATTTATTGAAAATATTTTAGGTGGTCCGCATCAATTATGGCTAAACCTTCCCTCTATGGCAGGTTGGGGAGCATCTAATCCATTACAATCTATAGTAGATGCTTTTGAAGATAAACAAGGTAAGCCTATAAATGTATCTACAATTTACGATCCTAATAATCCTTATTTAAATCGAGATCCGCGTTTAGATATGGCAATAATAAGACATGGTAGCTCGGTGACAGATTATTTAGGAAATACAAAAACTGTTTATACACTTACTTCAAGTGCAGATAATGGTGGGTTATCTGGTTTTTTCGTAAGGAAGAATGCAGATCCAGCGTCTTTTGTTCCTACGTTAAGATCAGGACTAAACTATATACTTATAAGATATGCAGAAGTATTGTTGAATTATGCAGAAGCTAAGAATGAATTTTCTGGTCCCGATAATACGGTTTATGATGCAGTTAATGCGGTGCGTAATAGGGTAGGTATGCCAAACCTCCCTGCAAACTTAACCAAAAGTGATATGAGGGAGCGCATACGTCAAGAAAGAAGAGTAGAATTGTGTTTTGAAGGATTAAGAACTTGGGATATAAAACGTTGGGGAATAGCACCAGCGGTTATGAATGGTCCAATTTACGGAGCACTTAACCCCTTCACAAATCAGAATATCTTAATAGAGAGTCGCAATTTTGATCCAGCAAAGAATTATTTATTTCCTATCCCTCAAAGAGAAAGAGATTTAATAGGATCAGAAATTTTACTTCAGAATCCTGGATATGGTAATCCTGTCTTTAGAGATGATATTTGGCCAAAACCAGAAGTTTTTCAATAA
- a CDS encoding right-handed parallel beta-helix repeat-containing protein, which translates to MKAILLAIIIFYGNTMLSACKKVNDVSQKDLPAKTYYVAVDGDDTNNGSIEYPFKSINYALSQALAGDSVILRGGTYVEKVKFPKSGVLNRYITLKAFKGETPVISGQGFGVFGSEGLITLSSVSWIILEGLEVTNFKTTTGSAIPDGILVNGASSNIVIRKNRVHHIEHNGDPATGRQAHAIHVIGNSTSPIMKVIVEENEIHDNNTGTSENLTVNGYVMDFVVRKNKIYNGENIGICVAGGYLGNPNKAFNYARNGVVADNEIWNIDGSTGPVPALANHGAIGIYIDGARRIIIERNKVYDSDRGIGIVSENDEFPTESCIVRNNFVYNSWLVGIYLGGYENYTGGGTKNCFVVNNTLYNNNRILGPEGVVEGEIRLTIGCFNNVIKNNILYARADKGVFINKQNAGGENNIIGNNLYYTTGTITNWKWDAISYNNFNDWIAASGDSNSLFGVDPLFVNAAAYNLSLQASSRAIGVGQINNQEGTTDFFGNPRTKNGLISIGAHEVHQ; encoded by the coding sequence ATGAAAGCAATATTATTGGCAATAATTATATTTTATGGCAATACAATGTTGTCAGCATGTAAAAAGGTTAATGATGTATCTCAAAAAGATCTACCTGCTAAAACATATTATGTAGCGGTAGATGGGGATGACACTAATAATGGTTCAATAGAATATCCTTTTAAATCTATTAATTATGCATTAAGTCAAGCTTTGGCCGGCGATAGTGTAATATTAAGAGGTGGTACTTATGTAGAAAAAGTAAAATTTCCTAAATCTGGTGTATTAAACAGATATATTACATTGAAAGCATTTAAAGGAGAAACTCCTGTAATTAGTGGTCAGGGTTTTGGAGTTTTTGGAAGTGAAGGACTTATAACTTTAAGCTCTGTAAGTTGGATTATTTTAGAAGGTTTAGAAGTTACAAATTTTAAAACCACAACCGGTTCTGCAATTCCTGATGGTATTTTAGTTAACGGAGCATCTAGCAACATCGTTATTCGTAAGAACAGAGTACATCACATAGAGCATAATGGAGATCCTGCAACAGGTAGACAGGCACATGCAATACATGTTATAGGTAATTCAACTAGTCCTATTATGAAAGTCATTGTAGAAGAAAATGAGATACATGATAATAATACAGGTACAAGTGAAAACTTAACTGTGAACGGTTATGTAATGGATTTTGTTGTAAGGAAAAACAAGATTTATAATGGTGAGAATATTGGTATATGTGTAGCTGGAGGATATTTGGGTAATCCTAATAAAGCTTTTAATTATGCTCGAAATGGTGTAGTTGCTGATAACGAAATATGGAATATTGATGGTTCTACTGGTCCTGTACCGGCATTAGCAAATCATGGAGCTATAGGAATATACATTGATGGAGCTAGACGTATTATTATAGAAAGAAATAAAGTTTATGATAGCGATAGAGGTATTGGAATAGTGAGTGAAAACGACGAATTTCCTACTGAAAGCTGTATTGTGAGAAATAATTTTGTATATAACAGCTGGTTGGTAGGTATTTACCTTGGAGGATATGAGAACTATACAGGTGGTGGTACAAAGAATTGCTTTGTTGTAAATAATACATTATATAATAATAATAGAATTTTGGGTCCAGAGGGGGTGGTCGAAGGAGAAATAAGACTCACTATTGGTTGTTTTAATAATGTTATTAAAAATAATATTCTCTATGCTAGAGCAGATAAAGGAGTATTTATTAACAAGCAAAATGCTGGTGGAGAGAATAATATTATAGGTAATAATCTGTATTACACCACAGGTACTATAACCAATTGGAAATGGGATGCTATTTCTTATAATAATTTTAACGACTGGATTGCAGCAAGTGGAGATAGCAATTCTCTATTTGGAGTAGATCCTTTGTTTGTTAATGCCGCTGCTTACAATTTAAGTTTACAAGCTTCTTCTCGAGCAATTGGTGTTGGGCAAATCAATAATCAAGAAGGCACAACAGATTTTTTCGGTAATCCGAGGACTAAAAATGGTTTAATTTCTATTGGCGCACATGAAGTGCATCAATAA
- a CDS encoding IPT/TIG domain-containing protein gives MSYKHDSSQPVRLDSFSPLEGSRDTEIIVYGNNFSSNPRDIIVTINNMRATVHEAYKDKLVITVPNKSGSGKIKISIAGREVESTVDFNYIRGTLTVRTLAGTGLSGYKDGSSSEAQFNFSIRGAGIVTDTYGNVFVADVGNHAIRKITPSGLVSTFAGNGTAGSTNGIGNNANFYHPYGLAIDAQNNLYVADTWNWQIRKITPQGEVSIFAGIPNPCGITVDKRNGDVFSISYDAGIVYRFSRQGDLIEQIRVNGTRMLGDIEVDSKGNLYVVDNYGCNIEKLNAGTWEKSRFAGSTTYGFLNGPGNQAQFASPWGIGIDVNDNLYIGGTGDNSDNTSPDHTIRFINGTTKEVSSIAGAGKGFANGTISRARFSSPADVAVDPTGIIYVLDRNNHCIRKISLE, from the coding sequence ATGAGTTATAAACATGACTCTTCTCAACCAGTTCGTTTAGACTCTTTTTCTCCTTTAGAAGGCTCGCGTGATACAGAAATAATTGTTTATGGAAATAATTTTAGTAGTAACCCAAGAGATATTATAGTTACCATTAATAATATGAGGGCTACTGTACATGAAGCATATAAAGATAAATTGGTTATTACCGTACCTAATAAATCAGGATCTGGTAAAATAAAAATAAGTATTGCAGGTAGAGAGGTAGAGAGTACAGTAGACTTCAATTATATAAGAGGAACCTTAACTGTAAGAACGTTAGCAGGTACCGGATTATCAGGGTATAAAGACGGATCTTCATCAGAGGCGCAATTTAATTTTAGCATAAGAGGAGCAGGTATTGTAACAGATACTTATGGTAATGTTTTTGTTGCTGATGTTGGTAACCATGCTATTAGAAAAATAACTCCAAGTGGCTTGGTAAGTACATTTGCAGGAAACGGGACGGCTGGTAGTACAAATGGAATAGGTAATAATGCCAATTTCTATCACCCTTATGGTTTAGCAATAGATGCTCAAAATAATCTATATGTAGCAGATACATGGAATTGGCAAATTAGAAAAATAACTCCTCAGGGAGAAGTATCAATTTTTGCTGGAATACCTAACCCATGTGGAATAACTGTAGATAAAAGAAATGGAGATGTTTTTAGTATTTCTTATGATGCAGGTATTGTTTACCGTTTTTCAAGACAAGGTGACCTTATTGAGCAAATTAGAGTTAATGGTACAAGAATGCTTGGTGATATAGAAGTAGATAGTAAGGGTAATCTTTATGTGGTTGATAATTACGGTTGTAATATAGAAAAATTAAATGCAGGAACTTGGGAAAAATCAAGATTTGCTGGCTCAACAACTTATGGGTTTTTAAACGGTCCAGGTAATCAGGCACAATTTGCAAGTCCTTGGGGTATTGGTATAGATGTTAATGATAACTTATATATCGGAGGTACTGGCGATAATTCAGACAATACAAGTCCAGACCATACTATAAGATTTATTAATGGTACTACTAAAGAGGTTTCTAGTATTGCTGGAGCAGGAAAAGGATTCGCCAATGGAACAATTTCAAGAGCTAGATTTAGCTCACCTGCAGATGTTGCGGTTGATCCAACAGGAATAATTTATGTTTTAGACAGAAATAATCATTGTATTAGAAAAATTTCATTGGAATAG
- a CDS encoding N-acetylmuramic acid 6-phosphate etherase: MKQGGRMFYIGAGTSGRLGVLDASECPPTYGVSDDLVIGIMAGGDEALRYGIEDAEDSFEQGWLDLKSYDVNSKDVVIGIAASGTTPYVIGALKEARNNGIFTACIVCNSNSPISQNSDIPLEIVVGPEFVTGSTRMKSGTAQKMILNMISTSVMIRLGKVLDNNMLNMQISNEKLIDRGVKMLMDKSGITNYDNAKAYLLRYGNVKNALENFEKGKC, encoded by the coding sequence ATGAAACAAGGAGGGCGAATGTTTTATATAGGTGCAGGTACAAGTGGAAGACTTGGAGTTTTAGATGCTAGCGAGTGCCCTCCAACATATGGAGTATCGGATGATTTAGTAATTGGAATTATGGCAGGCGGTGATGAGGCTTTGCGTTATGGTATTGAAGATGCGGAAGATAGCTTTGAGCAAGGATGGCTTGATTTAAAGAGCTATGACGTTAATTCTAAGGATGTAGTAATAGGTATTGCTGCAAGTGGAACTACCCCTTATGTTATTGGCGCACTTAAAGAAGCCCGCAATAATGGAATATTTACAGCATGTATAGTATGTAATTCAAATTCACCCATTTCTCAAAATTCTGATATCCCACTTGAAATAGTTGTAGGGCCAGAGTTTGTTACAGGAAGCACTAGAATGAAAAGTGGTACAGCACAAAAGATGATTTTAAATATGATATCTACAAGTGTTATGATTCGTTTGGGTAAAGTTTTAGATAACAATATGTTAAATATGCAGATTAGTAATGAAAAGTTAATAGATAGGGGCGTAAAAATGTTGATGGATAAATCTGGAATTACAAATTATGATAATGCAAAAGCTTACTTATTAAGATATGGAAATGTTAAAAATGCATTAGAAAATTTTGAAAAAGGGAAATGTTAG
- a CDS encoding sugar MFS transporter, with translation MLDKISLNKNTDSSLYVRQIVVLSCFFFLFGFITWINGTLIPYLHIACELEEWQAYLVTFAFYIAYTVMALPSSRILQMIGMVKGMQVGLLIMAAGCLLFIPAALYRYYPFFLFGLFVVGTGITLLQTAVNPYVTMLGDSSRAAQRISIMGVCNKFGGILAPLILGAVILNNSDSLIEELKRLSLIEKIIRLDELARSVIMPYCFLTIILLIIAFTVKYINLPEIALSNLEDERKALENNEAQIKKTNNRFIFGFTAIFVTVGVEVVAGDTIGNYGIYHGISLDTAKSLTSYTLVFMLLGYIFGALFIPRLISQEKAYLYSSLLGILFTSLAVFSPGKLSVAFIALLGLSNALLWPAIWPLTLRGLSGKTLNKVSAILIMGIAGGAILPLIYSWLSALSNNQIAYLVLIPCYSYNIYYKIIKTR, from the coding sequence ATGTTAGACAAGATATCTTTAAATAAAAATACGGATAGTTCACTATATGTAAGACAAATAGTTGTTCTTAGTTGTTTCTTTTTCCTTTTCGGATTTATAACCTGGATAAATGGTACATTAATCCCGTACTTACATATCGCTTGTGAATTAGAAGAATGGCAAGCTTATCTCGTAACATTTGCTTTTTACATTGCATATACTGTTATGGCACTTCCTTCAAGTAGAATTTTACAAATGATAGGTATGGTTAAAGGTATGCAAGTTGGTTTATTAATTATGGCTGCTGGGTGTCTATTATTTATTCCAGCTGCCTTATATCGTTATTATCCTTTTTTTCTATTTGGTTTATTTGTTGTAGGCACTGGAATAACTTTATTACAAACAGCGGTAAACCCTTATGTTACCATGCTAGGAGATTCTTCAAGAGCGGCCCAAAGAATAAGTATCATGGGTGTCTGTAATAAGTTTGGAGGAATTTTGGCCCCACTCATTCTAGGGGCAGTTATTCTTAATAATTCTGATAGTTTGATAGAAGAGCTAAAAAGATTATCTCTCATCGAAAAAATAATTCGTTTAGATGAATTGGCTCGTAGCGTTATCATGCCCTATTGTTTCTTAACTATTATTCTATTAATTATTGCATTCACGGTTAAATATATCAATTTACCAGAAATAGCTTTATCAAACTTAGAAGATGAAAGGAAAGCATTAGAAAATAATGAAGCTCAAATAAAAAAAACAAACAACAGGTTTATTTTTGGGTTTACAGCAATATTTGTTACAGTTGGTGTAGAGGTTGTTGCAGGAGATACTATTGGTAATTATGGTATCTATCATGGTATCAGTTTAGATACAGCCAAAAGTTTAACATCTTATACGTTAGTATTTATGCTTTTAGGATATATCTTTGGAGCATTGTTTATTCCTAGATTAATCTCTCAAGAAAAAGCATATTTATACTCTTCATTATTAGGTATTTTATTTACATCACTCGCTGTTTTTTCTCCAGGAAAATTATCCGTAGCATTTATTGCATTGTTGGGGCTTAGTAACGCTTTATTATGGCCGGCAATCTGGCCACTTACTTTAAGGGGCTTGAGTGGTAAAACACTTAACAAAGTTTCAGCAATTTTAATAATGGGTATTGCAGGTGGAGCTATATTACCATTGATATACAGTTGGTTGTCTGCTTTGTCAAATAATCAAATAGCATATTTAGTATTGATTCCGTGTTACTCATATAATATATATTATAAAATAATTAAAACAAGGTGA